The following are encoded together in the Mesoplodon densirostris isolate mMesDen1 chromosome 2, mMesDen1 primary haplotype, whole genome shotgun sequence genome:
- the MRPS21 gene encoding small ribosomal subunit protein bS21m yields MAKHLKFIARTVMVQEGNVEGAYRTLNRILTMDGLIEDIKRRRYYEKPCRRRQRESYETCRRIYNMEMARKINFLMRKNRADPWQGC; encoded by the exons ATGGCAAAACATCTGAAGTTCATTGCCAGGACTGTGATGGTACAGGAAGGGAATGTGGAAGGTGCATACAGGACCCTAAACAG AATCCTTACCATGGATGGGCTCATCGAGGACATAAAGCGACGGCGATACTACGAGAAGCCTTGCCGCCGGCGACAGAGGGAAAGCTATGAAACCTGCCGGCGAATCTACAACATGGAAATGGCTCGCAAGATCAACTTCTTGATGCGAAAGAATCGGGCGGATCCATGGCAGGGCTGCTGA